A DNA window from Mycobacterium sp. IDR2000157661 contains the following coding sequences:
- the rpsG gene encoding 30S ribosomal protein S7: MPRKGPAPKRPLVNDPVYGSQLVTQLVNKVLLDGKKSLAERIVYGALEQAREKTGTDPVVTLKRAMDNVKPALEVRSRRVGGATYQVPVEVRPDRSVTLALRWLVSFSKQRREKTMIERLANEILDASNGLGAAVKRREDTHKMAEANRAFAHYRW; the protein is encoded by the coding sequence ATGCCGCGCAAGGGACCCGCGCCCAAGCGTCCGTTGGTCAACGACCCGGTGTACGGGTCGCAACTGGTCACCCAGCTGGTCAACAAGGTTCTGCTGGACGGGAAGAAATCGCTCGCCGAACGCATTGTCTATGGTGCGCTCGAGCAGGCTCGCGAGAAGACCGGCACCGATCCGGTCGTCACCCTCAAGCGGGCCATGGACAACGTCAAGCCGGCCCTCGAGGTTCGCAGCCGCCGCGTCGGCGGCGCCACCTACCAGGTTCCGGTCGAGGTGCGGCCGGACCGCTCGGTGACGCTCGCCCTGCGCTGGCTGGTGAGCTTCTCCAAGCAGCGCCGCGAGAAGACCATGATCGAACGCCTGGCGAACGAGATCCTCGACGCCAGCAACGGCCTGGGTGCCGCAGTCAAGCGGCGCGAGGACACCCACAAGATGGCCGAGGCCAACCGCGCCTTCGCGCACTACCGCTGGTGA
- the rpsL gene encoding 30S ribosomal protein S12: MPTINQLVRKGRRDKVAKVKTAALKGSPQRRGVCTRVYTTTPKKPNSALRKVARVKLTSAVEVTAYIPGEGHNLQEHSMVLVRGGRVKDLPGVRYKIIRGSLDTQGVKNRKQARSRYGAKKEKS, encoded by the coding sequence ATGCCAACCATTAACCAGCTGGTCCGCAAGGGTCGCCGCGACAAGGTCGCCAAGGTGAAGACCGCGGCCCTCAAGGGCAGCCCGCAGCGCCGTGGCGTGTGCACCCGCGTGTACACCACCACCCCGAAGAAGCCGAACTCGGCGCTTCGCAAGGTCGCGCGCGTGAAGCTGACCAGCGCGGTCGAGGTCACCGCCTACATCCCGGGCGAGGGCCACAACCTGCAGGAGCACTCGATGGTGCTCGTGCGTGGCGGTCGTGTGAAGGATCTGCCGGGGGTGCGTTACAAGATCATCCGCGGCTCGCTGGACACCCAGGGTGTCAAGAACCGCAAGCAGGCCCGCAGCCGCTACGGCGCGAAGAAGGAGAAGAGCTGA
- a CDS encoding TetR/AcrR family transcriptional regulator, which yields MTPPEQTSDVARPSASVGTGRRASRLSRDSIVNAALTFLDREGWDALTINALATQLGTKGPSLYNHVTSLDDLRRTVRMRVVGDIIDMLNTVGQGRTRDDAVMVMASAYRSYAHHHPGRYSAFTRMPLGGDDPEFTDATRAAAAPVISVLASYGLEGENAFYAALEFWSAMHGFVLLEMTGVMNGIDTDLVFTDMVLRLASGMERR from the coding sequence ATGACACCGCCGGAGCAGACCTCGGATGTCGCCCGGCCGTCGGCATCCGTCGGCACCGGCCGACGAGCATCGCGGCTCAGCCGTGACTCGATCGTCAACGCCGCACTGACGTTCCTCGACCGGGAGGGCTGGGACGCGTTGACGATCAACGCGCTGGCAACCCAGCTCGGCACCAAGGGCCCATCGCTGTACAACCACGTCACCAGCCTCGACGACCTGCGACGGACGGTGCGGATGCGCGTCGTCGGGGACATCATCGACATGCTCAACACGGTGGGGCAGGGCCGGACCCGCGACGACGCGGTGATGGTCATGGCGAGCGCCTACCGCAGCTACGCCCATCACCATCCGGGGCGTTATTCGGCGTTCACCCGGATGCCGCTCGGCGGGGACGACCCCGAGTTCACCGATGCGACACGGGCCGCCGCGGCACCGGTCATCTCGGTGCTGGCGTCCTACGGACTCGAGGGTGAGAACGCGTTCTATGCGGCGCTGGAGTTCTGGTCGGCGATGCACGGCTTCGTGCTGTTGGAGATGACCGGAGTGATGAACGGCATCGACACCGACTTGGTGTTCACCGACATGGTGCTGCGGCTGGCCTCCGGAATGGAGAGGCGCTGA
- a CDS encoding DUF3558 family protein: protein MRLRYTTTVAAAVCVLLAGCGSGENRPPAAPSPSAPGGGFDSVDCNGITDADIADAAGGAEFSPAVVSDAGCFWQENSMFGTVGAGMGISTWWYRGSDMDTERKLEQQAGRTLTELSVDGNKGFKASDANACSFYVAKGGDVITWSIQTMNPSTLPELCSVTEQLAELSQERVN, encoded by the coding sequence GTGCGGTTGCGATATACCACCACCGTCGCGGCGGCGGTGTGCGTGCTGCTGGCCGGCTGCGGTTCGGGTGAGAATCGGCCACCCGCAGCGCCGTCACCGTCCGCGCCGGGTGGTGGGTTCGACAGCGTCGACTGCAACGGCATCACCGACGCCGACATCGCCGACGCGGCGGGCGGCGCCGAGTTCAGTCCGGCCGTGGTCAGCGATGCCGGCTGCTTCTGGCAGGAGAACTCGATGTTCGGCACCGTCGGCGCGGGGATGGGCATCTCGACGTGGTGGTACCGCGGCAGCGACATGGACACCGAGCGCAAGCTCGAACAACAGGCCGGCCGCACGCTGACCGAGCTGTCGGTCGACGGCAACAAGGGGTTCAAGGCCTCCGACGCCAACGCCTGCAGCTTCTACGTGGCCAAGGGCGGCGACGTCATCACCTGGTCGATCCAGACGATGAACCCCTCGACACTGCCCGAACTGTGCTCGGTCACCGAGCAACTCGCCGAGCTCAGTCAGGAGCGCGTCAACTGA
- a CDS encoding DUF3558 domain-containing protein → MRWRFGPIAVTAIVAVVTVAGCAETVDGSALRARPEVPDPDRSYGYVDDRCGLLVDETVQETLGADGVTRPYSGAVCQYVLFRGEETVDATYSWFESGTLDRERTVAAERGAEVTDIVVERHEAFTARRDITGAACSATAAAGSGVLSWWVQFRGRSAGDPCAEAEELLSATLRAEM, encoded by the coding sequence ATGCGTTGGCGGTTCGGTCCGATTGCTGTCACGGCGATCGTGGCGGTGGTGACGGTGGCAGGGTGTGCTGAAACCGTCGACGGAAGCGCGCTGCGGGCCCGCCCGGAGGTCCCCGACCCGGACCGCAGCTACGGCTACGTCGACGACCGCTGCGGCCTGCTCGTCGACGAGACCGTGCAGGAGACTCTCGGCGCCGACGGGGTGACCCGCCCGTACAGCGGCGCGGTCTGTCAGTACGTGTTGTTCCGTGGCGAGGAGACGGTCGATGCCACCTACTCGTGGTTCGAATCGGGCACGTTGGACCGCGAGCGCACGGTGGCCGCCGAGCGTGGCGCCGAGGTCACCGACATCGTCGTCGAGCGCCACGAGGCGTTCACGGCGCGCCGCGACATCACCGGCGCGGCGTGCTCGGCGACGGCGGCCGCAGGCAGCGGCGTGCTGAGTTGGTGGGTGCAGTTCCGCGGCCGGTCGGCCGGTGATCCCTGCGCCGAGGCCGAGGAGCTGCTGTCGGCCACGCTGCGGGCGGAGATGTGA
- a CDS encoding DUF3060 domain-containing protein has product MTWTVVARSLAASTFAFPLLVAAPGAQAEPVVCYPLARNCADTGVVGSHRGTDTHITGIGIVETIDCKNSTLLVNGANNQITALGSCWAVTTQGNNNIVVADNVVNDITVYGWDQTVLYKNGAPLVWDRGRELGMTNRINKVPA; this is encoded by the coding sequence ATGACGTGGACTGTTGTAGCCCGGTCACTTGCGGCATCCACCTTCGCGTTTCCGCTGCTCGTGGCCGCTCCCGGCGCACAGGCGGAACCGGTGGTCTGCTACCCGCTGGCGCGCAACTGCGCCGACACCGGCGTCGTCGGTAGCCACCGGGGGACCGACACCCACATCACGGGTATCGGCATCGTCGAGACCATCGACTGCAAGAACTCCACGCTGCTCGTCAACGGCGCCAACAACCAGATCACCGCGCTCGGGAGCTGCTGGGCGGTGACCACGCAGGGCAACAACAACATCGTGGTGGCCGACAACGTGGTCAACGACATCACGGTCTACGGCTGGGATCAGACGGTGCTCTACAAGAACGGAGCCCCGTTGGTGTGGGACCGCGGCCGCGAACTGGGCATGACCAACCGCATCAACAAGGTGCCGGCGTGA
- a CDS encoding DUF3060 domain-containing protein: MRTRGYAAAAAVAAVVLAGCGSESSDSPTPTATAGDEGAQVEVGNTINYGSFGTTADIDCADGKSLNIGGSNNTLTVKGTCASVNIGGADNKVTFERVEQELSVVGLNNTVTYQEGDPRVNDTGANNTISRA, translated from the coding sequence GTGAGGACCCGCGGTTACGCCGCCGCGGCCGCCGTCGCCGCCGTCGTGCTCGCCGGCTGCGGGTCGGAGAGTTCGGACAGTCCGACTCCGACCGCGACCGCCGGAGACGAGGGCGCCCAGGTCGAGGTCGGCAACACCATCAACTACGGCTCGTTCGGCACGACGGCCGACATCGACTGCGCCGACGGCAAGTCACTGAACATCGGCGGCTCGAACAACACGCTGACCGTCAAGGGCACCTGCGCCAGCGTCAACATCGGCGGCGCCGACAACAAGGTCACCTTCGAGCGGGTCGAGCAGGAACTGTCCGTCGTCGGCCTGAACAACACCGTCACCTATCAGGAAGGTGACCCAAGGGTCAACGACACCGGCGCCAACAACACGATCAGCAGGGCCTAA
- a CDS encoding crotonase/enoyl-CoA hydratase family protein, which translates to MTGGGVRVERNGPVTTVIMNRPEARNAVNGPAAAELYAAFDEFDKDDSASVAVLWGDNGTFCAGADLKAFGTPDANPVHRSGPGPMGPSRMALSKPVIAAVSGYAVAGGLELALWCDMRVVEEDAVLGVFCRRWGVPLIDGGTVRLPRLIGHSRAMDLILTGRAVDAAEALSIGLANRVVPKGEARQHAEELAAELAGLPQQCMRADRLSMLNQWGRAEAEAMDFEFGSMSRVAAESLEGAARFAAGAGRHGASA; encoded by the coding sequence ATGACCGGTGGTGGAGTGCGGGTCGAGCGCAACGGCCCGGTGACGACGGTCATCATGAACCGTCCGGAGGCGCGCAACGCCGTCAACGGCCCCGCCGCGGCCGAGCTGTACGCCGCGTTCGACGAGTTCGACAAGGACGACTCGGCCTCGGTGGCCGTGCTGTGGGGCGACAACGGAACCTTCTGCGCCGGAGCCGATCTCAAGGCGTTCGGCACCCCCGACGCCAACCCCGTCCATCGCAGCGGTCCGGGCCCCATGGGTCCGAGCCGCATGGCGCTGTCCAAGCCGGTGATCGCGGCGGTCAGCGGCTACGCCGTCGCCGGCGGGCTGGAACTGGCGTTGTGGTGCGACATGCGGGTGGTCGAGGAGGACGCGGTCCTGGGCGTGTTCTGCCGCCGGTGGGGTGTGCCGTTGATCGACGGCGGCACCGTGCGGTTGCCGCGGCTGATCGGGCACAGTCGCGCCATGGACCTGATCCTGACCGGACGTGCCGTCGACGCCGCCGAAGCGCTGTCGATCGGACTGGCCAACCGCGTGGTGCCCAAAGGTGAAGCGCGCCAACATGCCGAGGAACTCGCCGCCGAACTGGCCGGGTTGCCGCAGCAGTGTATGCGCGCCGACCGGTTGTCGATGCTCAACCAGTGGGGGCGAGCCGAGGCCGAGGCGATGGATTTCGAGTTCGGCAGCATGTCGCGCGTCGCCGCCGAATCACTGGAGGGCGCGGCGCGGTTCGCCGCCGGCGCCGGCCGTCACGGCGCGAGCGCGTGA
- a CDS encoding PaaX family transcriptional regulator C-terminal domain-containing protein: protein MAKSLSRMTARSVVLSVLLGAHPAWATASELIRLTADFDIREPTVRVALTRMVAGGDLVRSQDGYRLSDRLLARQRRQDEAIDPRLRDWHGEWTTLVVTSVGVDARTRAGLRNMLHDSRFGELREGVWMRPDNLAAEVPAEVHRRVRVLRSRDADPADLARRLWDLSRWARTGHRLLAEMDSAADVPGRFVVAAASVRHLLTDPVLPAELLPDDWPGARLRGSYNDFAAELSMRRDGAGLSLTRRDELMEAT, encoded by the coding sequence ATGGCCAAGTCGCTGTCGCGGATGACGGCGCGCTCCGTCGTGCTGAGCGTGCTGCTCGGTGCGCATCCGGCGTGGGCCACCGCTAGCGAATTGATCCGGCTCACGGCCGATTTCGACATCAGGGAGCCCACGGTGCGGGTGGCGCTGACGCGGATGGTCGCCGGCGGTGATCTGGTGCGGTCCCAGGACGGCTACCGATTGTCGGACCGGCTCCTGGCCCGTCAGCGTCGTCAGGACGAGGCGATCGACCCGCGGCTTCGCGACTGGCACGGCGAGTGGACGACGCTGGTGGTGACCAGCGTGGGCGTCGACGCACGTACCCGGGCCGGCTTGCGGAACATGTTGCACGACAGCCGCTTCGGGGAACTGCGGGAAGGGGTGTGGATGCGACCCGACAATCTGGCAGCGGAGGTGCCTGCCGAGGTGCACCGCCGGGTGCGGGTACTGCGATCGCGCGACGCCGACCCCGCTGACCTGGCCCGCCGGCTTTGGGACCTGTCGCGGTGGGCGCGTACCGGACATCGGCTGCTGGCCGAGATGGATTCGGCCGCCGACGTTCCCGGGCGGTTCGTCGTCGCGGCCGCGTCGGTGCGCCACCTGCTGACCGATCCGGTGCTGCCCGCCGAACTGCTGCCCGACGACTGGCCCGGTGCGCGGTTGCGGGGTTCCTACAATGACTTCGCCGCGGAGTTGTCCATGCGGCGCGATGGTGCCGGATTGTCGCTCACGCGACGTGACGAACTGATGGAGGCGACATGA
- a CDS encoding crotonase/enoyl-CoA hydratase family protein translates to MTHAIRPVDFDDLKTMTYEVTDRVARITFNRPEKGNAIVADTPLELSALVERADLDPNVHVILVSGRGEGFCAGFDLSAYAEGSSSAGGGSPYRDTVLSGRRQAINHLPDQPWDPMIDYQMMSRFVRGFSSLLHCDKPTVVKIHGYCVAGGTDIALHADQVIAAADAKIGYPPTRVWGVPAAGMWAHRLGDQRAKRLLLTGDSITGAQAAKWGLAVEAPSAEDLDERTERLVERIARVPINQLIMVKLAMNSALLNQGVANSAMISTVFDGVARHTPEGHAFVAQSREHGFREAVRQRDEPFGDHGRRTSGV, encoded by the coding sequence GTGACGCACGCGATCAGGCCCGTCGACTTCGACGACCTCAAGACGATGACGTACGAGGTCACCGACCGGGTCGCGCGCATCACCTTCAACCGGCCCGAGAAGGGCAACGCGATCGTCGCCGACACTCCCTTGGAACTGTCGGCGTTGGTGGAGCGGGCCGACCTCGACCCGAACGTGCACGTGATCCTGGTTTCCGGTCGCGGAGAGGGCTTCTGCGCGGGTTTCGACCTGTCCGCCTACGCCGAGGGCTCCTCGTCGGCGGGTGGCGGCAGCCCGTACCGCGACACCGTGCTGTCGGGCCGCAGGCAGGCGATCAACCATCTGCCCGATCAGCCGTGGGACCCGATGATCGACTACCAGATGATGAGCCGCTTCGTCCGCGGCTTCTCCAGCCTGCTGCACTGCGACAAGCCGACGGTGGTCAAGATCCACGGCTACTGCGTGGCGGGCGGCACCGACATCGCACTGCACGCCGACCAGGTGATCGCGGCCGCCGACGCCAAGATCGGGTATCCGCCCACCCGGGTGTGGGGCGTGCCCGCAGCGGGGATGTGGGCACACCGGCTCGGTGATCAGCGTGCCAAACGCCTTTTGCTGACCGGTGATTCGATCACCGGGGCGCAGGCGGCCAAGTGGGGGCTGGCGGTGGAGGCGCCGTCGGCTGAGGATCTCGACGAGCGCACCGAGCGGCTGGTCGAGCGGATCGCCCGCGTGCCGATCAACCAACTGATCATGGTGAAGCTGGCGATGAACTCGGCACTGCTCAACCAGGGCGTGGCCAACAGCGCGATGATCTCGACGGTGTTCGACGGCGTCGCGCGCCACACGCCCGAAGGTCACGCGTTCGTCGCGCAGTCCCGCGAGCACGGGTTCCGCGAGGCGGTGCGCCAGCGTGACGAACCGTTCGGCGACCACGGCCGCAGGACGTCCGGGGTGTAG
- a CDS encoding acyl-CoA dehydrogenase family protein — protein MAEAPSLLASADTHVVTNQTPPLEDHNPATSPVLVEALIREGGQWGLDEVTELGALSGSRQAQRWGELADRNRPVLHTHDRYGHRVDEVEYDPAYHELMTVAIRHGLHAAPWADERPGAHVVRAAKTSVWTPEPGHICPISMTYAVVPALRTNPELAAVYEPLLVSRDYDPELTVPTAKAGITAGMSMTEKQGGSDVRAGTTEATPNGDGSYSLRGHKWFTSAPMCDIFLVLAQAPGGLSCFLLPRILPDGSRNRMFLQRLKDKLGNHANASSEVEYDGATAWLVGEEGRGVPTIIEMVNLTRLDCTLGSATSMRTGLSRAIHHAQHRKAFGEYLIDQPLMRNVLADLAVEAEAATIIAMRMAGATDAAVRGDERETLLRRIGLAAAKYWVCKRATPHAAEAMECLGGNGYVEDSGMPRLYREAPLMGIWEGSGNVSALDTLRAMATRPECIDVLFDELASTAGSDPRLDGHVDALRPELGDLETIQYRARKVAEDISLALQGSLLVRHGHPAVAEAFLATRMGKAWGGAFGTLPTGLDLAPILERALVKG, from the coding sequence ATGGCTGAAGCCCCATCGCTCCTTGCGTCCGCAGACACGCATGTCGTCACCAATCAGACCCCTCCGCTGGAGGACCACAACCCGGCGACCTCGCCGGTTCTCGTCGAGGCGCTGATCCGCGAGGGCGGGCAGTGGGGCCTCGACGAGGTCACCGAGTTGGGCGCGCTCTCGGGTTCGCGGCAGGCGCAGCGCTGGGGCGAGCTCGCCGACCGCAACCGGCCGGTGCTGCACACCCATGACCGGTACGGTCACCGCGTCGACGAGGTCGAGTACGACCCCGCCTACCACGAGCTGATGACCGTCGCGATCCGGCACGGCCTGCACGCCGCGCCGTGGGCCGACGAGCGGCCCGGTGCACACGTCGTGCGCGCGGCCAAGACCTCGGTGTGGACGCCCGAGCCGGGGCACATCTGCCCGATCTCGATGACCTACGCCGTCGTCCCCGCGCTGCGCACCAACCCCGAGTTGGCGGCGGTGTACGAGCCGCTGCTGGTGAGCCGGGACTACGACCCCGAGCTGACGGTGCCGACCGCGAAGGCCGGTATCACCGCGGGGATGTCCATGACCGAGAAGCAGGGCGGCTCCGACGTGCGCGCCGGGACCACCGAGGCGACGCCCAATGGCGACGGAAGCTACTCCCTGCGGGGTCACAAGTGGTTCACCTCGGCGCCGATGTGTGACATCTTCCTGGTGCTCGCGCAGGCGCCCGGCGGCCTGAGCTGCTTCCTGCTGCCACGGATTCTGCCCGACGGCAGCCGCAACCGGATGTTCCTGCAGCGGCTGAAGGACAAGCTCGGCAACCATGCCAACGCCTCCAGCGAAGTGGAGTACGACGGCGCCACGGCCTGGTTGGTGGGCGAGGAGGGTCGCGGTGTGCCGACCATCATCGAGATGGTCAACCTCACCCGGCTGGACTGCACCCTGGGCAGCGCGACGAGCATGCGCACCGGCCTGAGCCGGGCGATCCACCACGCCCAGCACCGAAAGGCGTTCGGCGAGTATCTGATCGACCAGCCGCTGATGCGCAACGTGCTGGCCGACCTGGCGGTCGAGGCGGAGGCGGCCACCATCATCGCGATGCGGATGGCCGGCGCCACCGACGCCGCCGTGCGCGGCGACGAGCGCGAGACGCTGCTGCGCCGGATCGGGCTGGCCGCCGCAAAGTACTGGGTGTGCAAGCGGGCGACCCCGCACGCGGCTGAGGCCATGGAATGCCTCGGCGGCAACGGCTATGTCGAGGACTCGGGCATGCCGCGGCTGTACCGCGAGGCGCCCCTGATGGGGATCTGGGAGGGGTCGGGCAACGTGAGCGCACTGGACACGTTGCGCGCCATGGCGACCCGGCCGGAGTGCATCGACGTGCTGTTCGACGAACTGGCGTCGACGGCCGGTTCGGATCCGCGACTGGACGGCCACGTCGACGCGCTGCGGCCCGAGTTGGGCGACCTCGAGACCATCCAGTACCGGGCGCGCAAGGTCGCCGAGGACATCAGCCTGGCGTTGCAGGGTTCGCTGCTGGTGCGCCACGGGCATCCGGCCGTCGCCGAGGCGTTCCTGGCCACCCGGATGGGTAAAGCCTGGGGCGGTGCGTTCGGAACGTTGCCGACCGGCCTCGACCTGGCGCCGATCCTCGAGCGGGCGCTGGTCAAGGGATGA
- a CDS encoding cation:proton antiporter domain-containing protein has product MEVDIVLTAVGILGVVVAALSAKMRRLPISEPLLGLVAGVLIGPQVFDVFRLPPITEAHSLLHEASRILLAVSVMAVALRYPFADVRRCWRPVTLLLLVAMPVMAMVSAALGWLVLSIPLAAAVLLGAAICPTDPVLASSVVTGEDAERDLPAHDRRLLSLESGANDGLALPLVLAAIAVAGGLGAGAALGESLWQVLGAVAVGAGMGSAGGLALKWGDRYGATASAPALFFTLVLALGILGVAGLVHTDGVLAVFVGGLAFNLVGTGRERAAEVPIDEAINRFAVLPLFVILGATLPWATWFELGWRAVVLALAILVLRRIPILLLLRRPLRLQTRDALYLGWFGPVGVSALFYLTLEAERMGVDETVLAAGCLVLVMSTIAFGLSGVLGRSLYVKAAEREAAAADRESAK; this is encoded by the coding sequence ATGGAAGTCGACATCGTACTCACCGCCGTGGGCATCCTCGGGGTGGTCGTCGCGGCGCTGTCAGCCAAGATGCGCCGGCTGCCGATCTCCGAACCGCTGTTGGGTTTGGTCGCCGGGGTCCTGATCGGCCCCCAGGTGTTCGACGTGTTCCGCTTGCCGCCGATCACCGAAGCACATTCGCTGCTGCACGAGGCGAGCCGCATCCTGCTTGCGGTGTCGGTGATGGCGGTGGCGCTGCGATACCCGTTCGCCGACGTGCGGCGCTGCTGGCGTCCGGTGACTCTGCTGCTGCTGGTCGCGATGCCGGTGATGGCGATGGTGTCGGCTGCGCTGGGCTGGCTGGTGCTCTCGATTCCGCTCGCCGCAGCGGTTCTGTTGGGCGCCGCGATCTGTCCTACGGACCCGGTGCTGGCGTCAAGCGTGGTGACCGGTGAGGACGCCGAGCGGGATCTGCCTGCCCACGACCGACGGCTGCTGTCGTTGGAGTCCGGTGCCAACGACGGGTTGGCATTGCCGCTCGTCCTGGCCGCGATCGCCGTCGCCGGAGGCCTGGGCGCCGGTGCCGCGCTCGGAGAATCCCTGTGGCAGGTACTGGGAGCGGTCGCGGTCGGCGCCGGGATGGGGTCGGCCGGGGGACTGGCGCTGAAGTGGGGAGACCGGTACGGCGCCACCGCCTCGGCGCCCGCGTTGTTCTTCACCCTGGTGCTGGCACTGGGAATACTCGGCGTTGCCGGCCTCGTGCACACCGACGGCGTCCTCGCGGTGTTCGTCGGCGGTCTGGCGTTCAACCTGGTCGGGACCGGTCGGGAACGGGCGGCGGAGGTGCCCATCGACGAGGCCATCAACCGGTTCGCCGTCCTGCCGCTGTTCGTGATCCTCGGGGCGACGCTGCCGTGGGCCACTTGGTTCGAGCTGGGCTGGCGGGCGGTCGTGTTGGCGCTCGCCATCCTGGTGCTGCGGCGCATCCCGATCCTGTTGCTGCTCCGGCGTCCACTGCGACTGCAGACGCGCGATGCCCTCTACCTCGGGTGGTTCGGCCCGGTCGGGGTGTCGGCGCTGTTCTACCTCACCTTGGAGGCCGAGCGCATGGGTGTCGACGAGACGGTGCTGGCTGCCGGATGCCTCGTGCTGGTGATGAGCACCATCGCCTTCGGGCTGAGCGGGGTGCTCGGTCGCTCCCTCTACGTCAAAGCCGCAGAACGTGAGGCGGCCGCAGCTGACCGCGAGTCGGCGAAGTGA
- a CDS encoding phosphatase PAP2 family protein, whose product MAAIDESPVVASSAEVRASRLTIVRWIAVAVWATVIVYRTVTLGFAFNRELLLLYIATGLLAASIGRGRRMLYVVRDWLPFALVLIAYDLSRGAADMIGRPTLWEWPADADRWLFFGTVPTVWLQEQLKQPQPPWWEVVSSCVYMSFFILPYVVAAVLWLRDREEWKSFVRLFVGLNFVGLSIYALVPAAPPWAAARCTPADVEGGPASVRCMFRSARGVPDGGLLGAMQSSQEGANPWIERIVGRGWGNLNMHTASALLDAGQASVNLVAAIPSLHAGMTAAIAAFLWRRVHRGWRPLLAAYVLVMAFTLVYTAEHYVIDILLGWALAAAVMLAVKRYEAWRHARAMRPIDLEPVQMPVAEPQPVAAEPWAPEPAVPQPAEPESVEPAPLRREVAELDSR is encoded by the coding sequence ATGGCCGCGATCGACGAGTCGCCAGTTGTGGCGTCGAGCGCCGAGGTGCGGGCCAGCCGGCTCACCATCGTGCGGTGGATCGCCGTCGCGGTGTGGGCGACCGTCATCGTCTACCGGACCGTCACCCTCGGATTCGCCTTCAACCGCGAGCTGCTGCTGCTCTACATCGCCACGGGACTGCTGGCGGCCAGCATCGGGCGGGGCCGGCGCATGCTCTACGTCGTCCGCGACTGGCTGCCGTTCGCGCTGGTGCTCATCGCCTACGACCTGAGCAGGGGAGCGGCGGACATGATCGGCCGCCCGACGCTGTGGGAGTGGCCGGCCGATGCCGATCGCTGGCTGTTCTTCGGGACGGTGCCGACGGTGTGGCTGCAGGAGCAGCTCAAGCAACCGCAGCCGCCGTGGTGGGAGGTCGTCAGCAGCTGCGTCTACATGTCGTTCTTCATCCTCCCGTATGTGGTGGCTGCGGTTCTTTGGCTGCGGGACCGCGAGGAGTGGAAATCGTTCGTGCGTTTGTTCGTCGGGCTGAACTTCGTGGGGTTGTCGATCTACGCCCTGGTGCCGGCCGCGCCGCCGTGGGCAGCGGCTCGCTGCACGCCGGCCGACGTGGAAGGGGGGCCGGCCAGCGTGCGATGCATGTTCCGCTCGGCCCGCGGAGTGCCCGACGGTGGTCTGCTCGGGGCGATGCAGTCCAGTCAGGAGGGCGCGAACCCGTGGATCGAGCGGATCGTCGGCCGCGGCTGGGGCAACCTCAACATGCACACCGCCAGCGCACTGCTCGACGCGGGCCAGGCCAGCGTCAACCTCGTGGCGGCGATCCCGTCGCTGCACGCGGGCATGACCGCGGCGATCGCCGCGTTCCTGTGGCGTCGCGTGCACCGGGGATGGCGTCCCCTACTCGCCGCCTATGTGCTCGTGATGGCCTTCACGCTGGTCTACACCGCCGAGCACTACGTCATCGACATCCTGCTCGGGTGGGCGTTGGCGGCCGCGGTGATGCTCGCCGTGAAGCGATACGAAGCCTGGCGTCATGCCCGGGCGATGCGCCCGATCGACTTGGAACCGGTGCAGATGCCCGTTGCCGAGCCGCAACCCGTCGCGGCGGAACCTTGGGCGCCCGAGCCTGCCGTGCCGCAACCGGCCGAACCGGAGTCTGTCGAGCCCGCGCCGCTTCGCCGGGAGGTCGCCGAACTCGACAGTCGCTGA